One genomic region from Deltaproteobacteria bacterium encodes:
- a CDS encoding FAD-binding oxidoreductase, producing MLDVFERIVGSENVMRDPAALTPYRDDYTEIDAVDPACVVFATETAQIQAIVRACAERRMPITARVAGTNVGGLAIPSPGGVVLDLSRMNRVLDVSDADMYAVIEPGVTQQQMKDHLAAHNPSLTLGFSLAPPHTSVFANALMGGLTNRSLKYGDQSEWISGLEVVRADGSLLRTGAWALSDIPFACVPFPGVTGMFVAWQQTTGIATKMAFQLWPAHPLNERIFILTYSPRGTYTAMARLCRAEICDDIGGLSWPSAKMMMGVKYPNPVPDPDEPRFFLYVDLTAETEAEMRAKKDILYRIVNDVAATGEKFEEPMDVKTLIRVNPALSPFADFPTDLKFLTDHGGGGLSWIGTYGPMSRMIDAVEAGVAVMERHGFPPLIVSRPMRGGHFIVFRLITIFDKTKPDEIARVRAVNEEVLELATARGFVMYKTPIWAWRKLEDRIDPGLRRLMREVKTLMDPDGIFNPGKMGL from the coding sequence ATGCTGGACGTATTTGAACGAATCGTCGGTTCCGAAAACGTCATGCGCGACCCCGCCGCGCTCACGCCTTACCGCGACGACTACACCGAGATCGACGCCGTCGATCCCGCGTGCGTCGTCTTCGCGACCGAGACCGCGCAGATCCAGGCCATCGTGCGCGCGTGCGCCGAGCGACGCATGCCGATCACGGCCCGCGTGGCCGGCACCAACGTCGGCGGCCTCGCGATTCCGTCGCCCGGCGGCGTGGTGCTCGATCTGTCGCGCATGAACCGCGTCCTCGACGTCAGCGACGCCGACATGTACGCCGTCATCGAGCCCGGCGTGACGCAGCAACAAATGAAGGACCACCTCGCCGCGCACAACCCGTCGCTCACGCTCGGGTTTTCGCTCGCGCCGCCGCACACCTCCGTCTTCGCCAACGCGCTGATGGGCGGGCTCACCAATCGCTCGCTCAAATACGGCGATCAGTCCGAGTGGATCAGCGGACTCGAGGTCGTGCGCGCCGACGGCTCGCTCCTGCGCACCGGCGCTTGGGCGCTGTCCGATATCCCCTTCGCGTGCGTACCGTTCCCCGGCGTGACGGGCATGTTCGTCGCGTGGCAGCAGACGACGGGCATCGCAACCAAAATGGCGTTTCAGCTCTGGCCGGCGCACCCGCTCAACGAACGCATCTTCATCCTCACCTACTCTCCGCGCGGCACCTACACGGCGATGGCGCGCCTGTGCCGCGCCGAGATCTGCGACGACATCGGCGGGCTGTCCTGGCCGTCGGCCAAGATGATGATGGGCGTGAAATACCCCAACCCCGTGCCCGACCCCGACGAGCCGCGCTTTTTCCTCTACGTCGATCTCACCGCCGAGACCGAGGCCGAGATGCGCGCGAAAAAGGACATCCTCTACCGCATCGTGAACGACGTGGCGGCGACCGGCGAAAAGTTCGAGGAGCCGATGGACGTGAAGACGCTGATCCGCGTGAATCCGGCGCTCTCGCCGTTTGCGGATTTCCCGACCGACCTGAAATTCCTGACCGACCACGGCGGCGGCGGGCTCAGTTGGATCGGCACCTACGGCCCGATGTCGCGCATGATCGATGCGGTCGAGGCGGGCGTCGCCGTCATGGAGCGCCACGGCTTCCCGCCCCTCATCGTCAGCCGCCCGATGCGCGGCGGACATTTCATTGTTTTCCGCCTCATCACGATCTTCGACAAAACGAAACCCGATGAGATCGCCCGCGTGCGCGCCGTGAATGAAGAGGTACTCGAACTCGCCACCGCACGCGGCTTCGTGATGTACAAAACGCCGATCTGGGCGTGGCGAAAACTCGAGGATCGTATCGATCCCGGCCTGCGTCGCCTGATGCGCGAAGTGAAGACGCTCATGGACCCCGACGGAATCTTCAATCCGGGGAAGATGGGGTTGTAG